A region of Verrucomicrobiota bacterium DNA encodes the following proteins:
- a CDS encoding uroporphyrinogen decarboxylase family protein, protein MPTPREIVHQTLNFENPIRAPRDMWDLPLNKWKYPEVFEELERDFPKDMFTVDPQFKTPLKTKGDPYEIGQFTDTWGCVFENINRGLIGEVKNPPVKDWSTDLGKIRIPTEWLTIDRDAVNRQCAGTDRFVIYGHAPRPFEQLQFIRGTADLYMDLMDPCDELIDFMKKMHDFHCEYISLWAKTDVDGVFFFDDWGSQISLLVSPALWRRYFKPMYRDFVQIAHSAGKKVFMHSDGYILDILPELIEVGVDAINSQIFCMPFEKLEQFAGKITFWGEIDRQNLLVNGTKEQIDEAVRKVHKHLWKKGGCFAHCSFDAGSKPENVRQVYESWESIFAAKGSIINHG, encoded by the coding sequence ATGCCTACGCCCCGTGAAATCGTCCATCAAACCCTGAATTTTGAAAACCCCATTCGTGCACCACGCGATATGTGGGACTTACCATTAAATAAATGGAAATATCCGGAAGTTTTTGAAGAGTTGGAACGTGATTTTCCGAAGGATATGTTCACCGTTGATCCCCAATTTAAAACTCCATTAAAGACCAAAGGGGATCCTTATGAAATTGGGCAATTTACAGATACGTGGGGATGCGTTTTTGAGAATATTAATAGGGGCCTCATTGGAGAGGTCAAAAATCCACCCGTTAAAGATTGGTCGACTGATCTGGGTAAAATAAGGATTCCAACGGAATGGTTGACGATTGACCGTGATGCGGTGAACCGGCAGTGTGCTGGAACTGATCGTTTTGTCATATACGGACATGCTCCACGGCCTTTTGAACAACTCCAATTCATCAGGGGTACAGCAGACTTGTACATGGATCTGATGGATCCGTGTGATGAATTAATCGACTTCATGAAAAAGATGCACGATTTCCATTGTGAATATATTTCGTTATGGGCCAAAACGGATGTGGATGGGGTATTCTTCTTCGATGACTGGGGTTCCCAGATTTCCCTTTTGGTTTCCCCGGCTTTATGGAGACGTTACTTTAAGCCCATGTACCGCGACTTTGTGCAAATTGCCCATAGTGCAGGAAAGAAAGTATTCATGCACTCAGACGGATATATCTTAGATATCCTACCAGAATTAATCGAGGTCGGGGTGGATGCCATTAACTCACAGATTTTCTGTATGCCTTTTGAGAAATTAGAGCAATTTGCTGGTAAAATCACATTCTGGGGAGAGATCGACCGTCAAAATCTCTTAGTCAATGGCACAAAAGAACAAATTGATGAGGCTGTCAGGAAAGTCCATAAACATCTTTGGAAAAAGGGGGGATGTTTTGCCCATTGTTCATTTGATGCCGGTTCAAAGCCAGAAAATGTGCGTCAAGTGTATGAGTCATGGGAGAGTATTTTTGCTGCTAAAGGCAGTATCATTAATCATGGGTAA
- a CDS encoding AraC family transcriptional regulator: MVFFRPKNLLSGFHSEEPDPSLPLLTHVGEQWAPVDWLVNWHNHNSWEFYLQLDGKTVWETEQGKQYPLDPGSFFAAAPRVKHRMHRPEKRHHYIFCGIKIPDFLKISGIPVMNIWKSNSCLTSDNAQTLAGPFRQMIREVSMNLPFRSEGIRSSILSLILEATRLFSNDGIKPMIPLHHRAVEYAMHILETQYSEKWLLNDLAKLCAISPNHLVELFTKELGVSPHQYLIRQRVKAASDLLKKSDLSITQIALETGFSSSQHFAKAFRDATGKQARDCREK, encoded by the coding sequence ATGGTATTCTTTCGCCCTAAAAATTTACTGAGTGGATTCCACTCTGAGGAACCAGACCCGAGTCTGCCTCTCCTCACCCATGTCGGTGAACAGTGGGCTCCCGTTGATTGGCTCGTAAATTGGCATAACCATAATTCATGGGAATTTTATCTCCAACTCGACGGAAAGACAGTTTGGGAAACCGAACAAGGAAAACAATATCCTCTCGATCCTGGAAGCTTCTTTGCGGCCGCACCCCGCGTAAAACACCGGATGCACCGCCCGGAAAAACGACATCATTACATATTTTGCGGCATAAAAATCCCTGATTTCCTCAAAATATCAGGTATTCCTGTCATGAATATATGGAAAAGTAATAGTTGTCTAACCTCGGATAATGCTCAGACACTTGCTGGTCCTTTCCGTCAAATGATCCGTGAAGTGTCCATGAATCTCCCCTTCAGAAGTGAGGGGATACGGTCATCGATCCTCTCCCTCATTCTGGAGGCTACCCGGCTCTTTTCTAACGATGGGATAAAACCCATGATTCCTCTCCACCATCGGGCGGTAGAATATGCCATGCATATCCTTGAAACCCAATATTCTGAAAAATGGCTTCTCAATGACCTTGCAAAACTTTGTGCCATTTCCCCAAATCATTTAGTCGAACTCTTCACTAAGGAACTCGGTGTTTCCCCGCACCAATACCTGATCCGGCAGCGGGTCAAAGCCGCCTCTGACCTCCTGAAGAAATCCGACCTCAGCATCACGCAAATCGCCTTGGAAACCGGTTTCTCCTCCAGCCAACATTTCGCCAAAGCCTTCCGTGATGCCACCGGTAAACAAGCCCGTGATTGTCGTGAAAAATAA